ctgaggaaacagaagcaaacatACTGGAATAATCAATGGATGTTTCAAAACCTCACAGCAAATATGGAGGATTATTACCCTCACCTCCCCAAATAAAATTCCTCCATTACCTTGTGACTGGGTCTAAGTAATTCTGTAAGTCTGTGgcttaattttaacaaaatggtGGCATGGGAATGAAGgatgtttttttatttgaaacatgaAAATGCACTAATCCCTTGGCTAACTCACTGCACTTACTGCACTGCACACTCTGGGCTGTGGCCTCTCCGGCCTGTGTCTGGTCCCCTCCTCTGGTAGCAGCTCTCACTTTTCCCTCAGGAACCATTCCTCCCCACTCCCGGCCCACGTGGTGTGGATGGGGGTGACCCACCTCCAGGACAGGTCTCTGGGAGTCTTCCTGGGACTTTTGGTGAAActctcaggaagaaaaaaactccTTCTACTGGGGATTTAATTCCGGAGCTGCTGGTAGACATTTTGGCTTTGGAAGACAACACAGAAAAGCAGAGCCAAACCATGGATGGGGTGGCAGGAGGAGTGGGCGGAGACAGAGAAACTGACAAAGAGCTTAAATGTCTCTATGACGTTGTCGAGGTCCTAGATCCAACTCCCAGCTATGCAGAGCCTAAATTTGGTTATTCTTTTTGGTTACTTTGAGTATCAATAACTTGAAGTCAAAGGCACCTTCAGAGGTATACCTATATGCAAGTACTAAGTCATACCAAAATTCTCATTGTGAAAAGCAGGTGCTTATTTGTCAAGGTAAAGGAGCCCCTCCAACCCCTCTGCTTTCCGGGGGAACTGTAAGAACAGAGGATTCAAGTGCTCGAAAGATCAGATCCAGGCAGATGGGACACTCCCCTGTGCTGCTTAAGAGAGTCCTTAGCCTGACCCCTTAGGGTTTTGTGAAAGAGCCTGACAGATGTGTGAACAGCTCATCAAATTATAGGTAAAATGTTATGTGTACCCAAATATCTGTGCTTTTCTGGGGAAAGGGCCCGTGGGGTTCATCACATTAGTAAAGCGACTGATAAACCAAAAGGGGTGAAAATCACTTCTGAGTGACCCAGGCAAAGTGCGGTGTTGGGCCTGAGTTTCCACGTCTCTATGTGTCGGGTGCCAGATGTTTTAACCAGAGGATTGGAAACAGAATAAGCAATGTCTCCATTTTGAACTGGTGACATCATGAAATAACTCGTTGAAATATAAACCCATTATGTgtttaaaatacttcatttaaaaagttaatttcatcACAGGCCACCTGCAGTTTCTACTACCTGAAGGATGGGCCAAGCATGTAGATTTAACAAATGACTAGAAGTCTGCTTCCCAGAAAAGCTCAACTATTCCCCCAATATGgtgtaaacaaataaaagactGTAGTTTGCTTGttctatttgcataaaataataattctcagCAGTATCAATACATTTCACATGCCACTGGTTAAATCTGGAACATTCATGCATGCACTAAAAAGCCTCCTGTTGCTATGGGGAACCTAACACCATACATGTGTTCCAGCTTCTCTTTACGGAGAAgaatatcataataaaaattaaactgaagCTGTTGCTTATCAATAAGAACaatcaggaagagaaagaggaaagattgCCCTGGAAAGAGCAGAAGAGGCTAGATTTGACTCccaatgaaatattatattaatgtCTCATaggcctggggcctggagagACTAATATTCAAGCAGTAATGAGTGTCTCCAGACCCCAAGCACCGACTGCACGTACCAGTTGCATTGTTTGTTTGGGTCATGAGACAACAGCACTCCAGAATGACAGAGGCAGAGTTGAGGGACACTGAGCAGGGTTGTCCATGGCAGAACCCAGCACAATAACTAACACCATCGGGAAATTGGCTATTGATCCCAGGCAAGTTCTGCCCTAAGTAGCTAACAAGAATGGAAAATAACTTCACCTTTATGGTATGCCTGCTTAGAAGAGAAGCACTTACTAACCCTTTGAAGTAGAATCACAGAAACAAGTGCTGACATTTCTGTGTTGGATAGTTTTTTGTCGGGACTGCAAATCCTGGAGCCCTACTCCAGACCTACTGACTATAAAGTGAGAACAGAGCCACCCCTTCTGTGCTTCTGAAGTTGGCTAAAGTTTAAGGAATAGTAATCAAACTCAACTCCCTCATCTTACAATTCCAGACCAGAGAGGCTGGTTAAGTACTGCCTACCCAAGGTCAAACAGCTGGTCAGCAGCCAAAGCCGTGTACCCTATCTCCCCCTCCAGAGAGTTTGCTCTGGGTGTCCTTGCAGGAAGACATGGCTACGTCTTCGCAGCCACCCACCATGGTAATGACACATGGAATGTCCTGCTGCACAGCAGGAAATAGCCCAAGACTGGCTGAATGTGTTTCTCAAACTTGGTAGCCCAGATTCCCAGATTTCCTAGGCTTTCATGCAGAACACTTCACTTTTATTGacattattttcctaaaaatgtgTTAATAACATAATTAGTTTACAATAAGGATGCTTTATTGTGTTGTTCCTTCTTGACTGCTATCACTagatctgtattttattttgcaatCATTTGGAGTTATAAGGGCCTTATTTTTACAACCATAGCGATAATTATTGTTCATAGATATATGTTGACTTAAGATTTTAAACCTTTCTCTGAGGTTGACTGGAATAGAAAGAAGCTtgtgtaagaaattaaaaaatgttcaatccTATACATTTGAAAAAGCTTCTTTtgattacttattaaaaatagattacTGGGAAAAATCACTTTTATCCCAGTAAATGattatagaaatattaaatgaaaaataatccaTGCTTATTTGCCTAGTGTTTCCActctttttaataaacattaaatgcatgctccacccccatcccccatcaGTGTTAAGCCACATCCTGGCTTCTCTGTCCATACCCTCTGGGTTAATTTTGTTGGAATTAAAGCCTCTAAGTCCAAAGGAGACTTGTGAGGCCAACTTGCTTTGCATGGGAAACTGAGTGAGCAGGGTAAGGGCTGGTGAAACACATCTGAGAGAGGATGGCTGCATGGGGGCCTAGACTGCTTGAGAGGCCAAGGACAGGGAACGTCACAGTCAAAATGGGTCTGCCTGCTGTCACTGTGACCCAGAGAAGACTTTCGGGTCAAATTTATGCCAGGAAACTCTTTAAAGAAGgccatttttatttccccttttagtGTTAATTGTGCAATTTCTGGGAATAACCTTGCAGATCTGGTACATTATTCATATTCAGATTttgaagaatattaaaataaaatgtgaattgtGATTGATCTGACTGTACTGTTATTTAAATTGCCATCCTTTGAAATGTCTCTCTACTGAGAGGTACCAGTCAACACTGTGTTGACTATCATTTTAGAGATCTCCCTATGCAGCACACACACAGTTTTACTACATAAACAGGGTCATAAGCCTGATATTTTATCGTGGACACCTATAGTGTTCagtctttttcattgttttctctttcttttctaatcaCATTCACCCCTAAGATAGCCAGCCTTGAAAGCTTAATGTATATCTttccaaattgtttttcattgtgcaatcatatacacatatattcatatataacaCATTAGTaatgtataaagtaaaataataattaattagtATTGTGTCCAGCACATAGAACATGATCAagtatttagaacagtgcctgaaacATTATAGATGCTCAATACATGTTGAATGAATTGATTTGCTTTATAAAAATGGGATTTGCTTTATGTATGTTTAGATAattatattatctatatataactataattatgtatataattatcCCATCTTTCTGTATCTAGCTTTTATCACTCAGTGCCTCTGGATAATCTCTCCATACATTTAATTAATTGTTATGAATGGTTGCATAATGTATCACAATCATGAAGGTAACATCAATTTACTTAACTATATCTCTAGTTAAtagtcaagatgttatctttttgccactataaataaaatctaacatcTATTGAGTGTGTTCCATATGCACAgcccttactcttttttttagtACTTTATATGTGTAGTCGCTGAGTTGAGACTATTCTCTCCATTTTGGGAAACTGAACCAGGGTGGGTAAGAAATTTGCCCAAGCCTATACAGTCAGTAAATACTAAACTACTTAGTGTGGCTCCAAGGTGCCACTGAACTGCTTCTATACAAGACAGTAACCGCCACATTCGTACATGTGCCCTAATACAAGAGTGTTTTATTTCTAGTTGACAGTTTCCCaggaacaaaaatattgtggaaaaatatgtatatactttaTACTGATTTATTGCTTTGCAAGAAGGGAGTAACAATTTACATTCACACCAGCCCGTATAAGAGAACTCTTTCCTCCAGCAGattatcataaaaaatatttttattattttttttcaatatgataGGTGAAACGTGATATTCTTACAGCTACATGCTTTTCTGACAGTAATGCGGCTGAGCATGTTTATCAGCCATATGAATTTTCTCTACTATAAATTGCTACATTATTCAGTGTTCTTCAGAGAAACAACAAATAGTGTATTCACCTGATTATGGAGGCTTGGAAAGTTCAAAATCTTCAGGGTGGGCCCTGGCCAGAGAAGGGTTGCTGGTACCGCTCAAGTGCAAAAGCTATGAAGCTGAAAACACACACCTTTTTGCAGCAGAGCTACTAGGTCAGACTGCCTGGACAAAACCTGTCCCCTACCTGCCCACTATGCTAAATTACAATTCCCAGCATGCAGTCAAACTTCCTGGTTGCAGTGCATCTTGGAAAAGAAATCTCTGACTCTCCACTGGCGACGTAATGAAAGTGCTGTAGTTTGGGCAAATCCTCGGAGTCTAGAGTAGGAACGTACTGACGCTGCGCAGGTCTCTTCCGCCTTCTGCAGAAGTCTTTGTGAGCACGGAAGCTTTAGACGGAAGGATTTAAGTACCGTTCCATTTCCGGCAACACCGGAAGCGGTTTGAAGATGGCGTTCTCCAAAATGAGTCGGCCGGCTACGGCGGCTGGGGAAAGTGAATTTTGTAAGCAGAAGCCGAAGCCAGAGAAACGGGGTAACCTAGTGTGAGAACCGAAGTCTAAGTTTACGGTGTTTAAAGTTGAGTAGCTATAATAGCTAGTTTTTAGTGTTATTGGCCCGGACTGTGAAACCGTCTGGCGGGTGTGGTGTTGGTCACGTGTTCCTAGCTAATCGCTTTTAGTAAAGGCCCCCAAAGTAAAGGTGTTGCGGAATTCATCTTTTGAAAATGATGAGGATTAAGGTATTGCAGTAGGCACTGGTGGCGTGAGACTCGCGGCAGTGGCTGGAAGTCCTTAGATATCCTGAACTAATGAGAGATGCAGTAGGAGTAGAAGGTGTCTCTATGTATTTGAATGAACGCTGATAATGAAGGAGACAGACATAGTGATAAGAAGGAGTTGGTCTGGCACGTCCTGAATGCTAGTTTCTGCATTCGTGaaaaaaatttagaacatttGACATTTTTCCACTTTGTCACATAGCTAAAATATTAGACGACACGATTCCTGCTGTTCAGACTGCCCTGCTTTACATtgctgtcttgttttgttttatgctgttttattcattttcttcaatgTGAATCACGGAAAGAAAGGCTAGAGAAAGAGCCGCAGGCCTCAGCAACCATTCTTATTGTAAATGTTAAAACAGACTTTCATCCTTATAGGCATTAGAAAGTTATTGaaggtgttttgttgttttttattgtgAACGTGCATAGCAAAATATATGTAcagcttaaagaaataaaaaatacgtGAGAAGGGAGCGCTCAGACCATTGAGCACAATAAGGAATATTACCGAACCCTCAAAGTCTCCTACAAGCACCTCTCTGATCATACTTTTTCATTCTGAGACGTGAAGTAACCGTTCAAAATCGTGTTGGTcatgctgttctttttctttataatctgTACTATCTACGCACAACGCGGtttaattttgcttgtttttgaactttatataaacaaGAGAGAACTGTAGGAATGGTTATGTGTCTTGCTTCTTAGatttaactttgtttttgctatttaatCAGGGCAATACTTGAAGCTGTAGTTTATTTTCACTACTATATGATGTTTCCTTGTGTGAATATGTGATAATTTATATTACACTCTACCgttggtggacatttggattgtttccatcatttgctattataaacaatactGCTATAAACGTctttgtgtgcacatgcacacacatgtaagTATAGGTATGTATATACACGCACTGTCAGGCTTCAGTAAAATTTGAAAGgccacttatatttaaaatagtctTGTAAACAAAATGGTATTTGCATCTTTAACTCAACATAGTGTAGTGCAGTGAAAGTTACTTTACTTGAGTACTCACAATGAGACATGCTCTAATTAGTGTGGATCCAAGGAGGGTCCATGCCCTTATTGAACTTTGTTTTATGAAACAACTGAAATGTGTACAAGTAATTTTAATACAGTGTGTTGATAATAATGGTAGAGGCCTATTGTATGTTGACTAATCTCAAAAGCATAGGAAGAAGAAATGCAAGGAGAGTATTGGAAGCttgtaaatacatgtatataagtGTCCAAAAGTAGGTTAACATCTGATGTGTACATTTTTTCCCGTAGATGAATCAGAACTCTTTGCTGTCCCTGATGGTGGGAAGAAACCAGCTTTTTCCAAAGAGAACAATCCCAGAGGACTTGTGGAGGAGAGCAGTTTCACAACTTTGTTCCCAAAATACAAATAGGCTTATTTGAAAGAGTGCTGGCCATTGGTGCAGAAAGCACTGAATGAACAcgtatgcatattttatatatttctttgagaTTTTGCTCCTACATATACCTTTTAAGTGTGCTGGTGGATATTTTTAATGCACCGGCTGGCATAATTAGTTATTTTGGTTCCTTTGGTATTTTAAACAGCCTAGATAAACTTTATTCTTCTAATccatttgtttataattttgtgaGTAATAGAGTACTTTGAAAATTCACATACCTTTAAAATTGTAGGGATTTCATGGACTGTCTGACACTCATCTGTGAACCCCAAGTTTCATAATGCCTGCTCTGTGCAATGGTAGTGTCCATGCCCCTATACAGTTTGAGttgcttagttttcattttaaatgaaagctgtgGATATGCCAACTTCTCTGTTTGTTGCTGCTGCCATGCCCCGAGAGcagtgtatttgtttttgtttttttacatgatatttatttttagagagaggggaagggaagcaggaagagagggagagaaacatggatgtgtggttgcctcttgtgggcACTGTGACCAGTGACCAAACCCAAaagccaggcacgtgccctgaccagacttgaactggagaccttttgctttatgggatgactgccagtcaactgagccacacaagtcagggcagaatatttgcttttgttttcaaactGTGTGTTGAAATCCTTTAGTGAGTTCAGAAGACAATTTAGTAGATataatgaatcttttaaaaatgaatgtatcaTGTGGTAAGGATCGTCTTATGAAGCTTTGgttcatttttatatgtatgtatatgggGACTAGGCTGtgatagaaaatatatttcttgccctggctggtgtagctcggtggattgagcatcagcctgcaaaccaaagggttgccagtttgattcctagtcagggtacattcctgggttgcaggccaagtccctagttgggggtgtgaaagaggcaaccacacactgatgtttctctcctttttctcctcttcccctctctctaaaaatgaatacataagatcttaaaaaaaatacatatatttctcaAACTGAGGTACTACTCTGGAGTCGTTTGTGCCCTTTGGGTATGAGAGTGGCTGGCAAATTGTAAGCAGTGTTTTACGGCTATCTATACCTGAGGTtggattctctctccctccctccctccctctctctctatctttctctctgtctctctctctctccccccccccccccccccgtctctctttaaatcctcacctgaaaacatttgttcagtgcttctagagagaggaaagaagagagaaacatcaattggttgcctccaataTGTGCCTGGACTAGGGGTTATAtgtacccagaccagggattgaaattgctacctaggtatgtgccctgactgggaatcaaacctgcaaccatttgGTTATGGGAAGATGCCCCAACCAACTCAGTCACACCAGGGCAGGGTGTGCATGAtctcactctcttctcttctaattctcttctctttttttttaaactcaacaGAGACCCCAGCCTTATGTTGAATAGCTCATCGAAGTATTCTTCAGAATATGCTCACATGTCAGAAGATagcattttatttgctttattgaaatctttgttttccttctgagGGTTGATGCATAATTTACCAATTATTGCTTCTTTAGGAACCTATgataatttgtttttactttgtatttagcTAATTCAAACTGGCTTGAGAAAAGTTGGAAAGGGAAGTTCATTGTCACCCTAAGGAGCAGTTGATGGATTAGAGGTAGGTCTGGGATAGGGAGGCCATACAGCTTTATGGTTTTAACTTAGGTCTTAAGTAAGGCTTTATTTGGAtagatatatatttcttaaactagaaatgatctttattttaataagtacAAAGTATTCTAAAACCAAGTAAGTATAAATGGTTTTAATTGCCCAACTTTCTATGTTCGTGAAGGATGAAAGTAATCAAGCATTCTTTATATTAACTACCCAGCTTCTTCAGCGGGGTTGTTGATATAATTTTAGAGAGAACTTAACTCACAGTAATTAATAGATTAGGAAAGGCTCTATAATTATCTAAAGTTGAATGCATTTTTAGACAGCTGCTTGTTTGCACTTTCCTTTCTGTAGCACGTTAACACAGCCCTGGACCTAATCGAGGGCAGCATGAAGGTCTGTACAACAAAGAAGACCTTTGATCTGTGTATCATCTTTAGGGCCAGAGACCTGATAAGACTGTTAGCAAGGAGTGTTTCATTTGAACAGGTAAGTTTGCAATTACAGagattttgctttatttgtgaCAATATACAACACTATATCCATCCATCTCTGCTTCCTTTAatcctccctgcttcccttcaTAGTTTTCATTATTCTGTTTAGATATCACTGTGgtttttgaaaggaaatgtattggtatttttggagtattttctgtactttttcaaAAGGCATTGTGAATTCTTCAGGATGATGTTGcatgtgacttttaaaataggttctttagaaagaaagatttgtaaaaagaagacaatgacttatccaaaggatctacATTGGAGATACTTTTTATCAGTAGAAAACTTGAGTATCTTCCTCTGTCATTTGTTATTCAGTATATTTCAACTGAATTTCAACTTACTGTTCTTTTTATGTAGGAGCTGGAACCCTTAACAAACTGTTACATTACAGTTCAGGGAAACACGGTTTCAGCTATTGGGTCCTTTAGAGGCTTAAAAGAGGTTAGAACTACTTATTACCTGTAGTTAATTTtcagcagagagaaaaattaaataattgttataatatattgttttatgattattgtattttttcgGGTGTGCCTTGTTTGATTACCCATTTGTAAgtactctgtgcttcctgaaattTGAGGGAGTCATTGCTTCCGGACCCTAGGCTGACCTTTGACAATTATAGACACATCTGATTCTCCATCAGAAGGGCTGCACACGATCACTCCTCTCCCTGCAAATTTTAAATGGGTATTTAGGCACCTCTTAGTCTGTAACACATAGAAAAACATGAGGTAGTCTGATGTGCTCAAATGCTAGGGAATTGAACAGATCTTGTTATTTGCAGGAATGAATATGGATAGTAGAGACCAAACTCTCAAAATTTCTTTCCCTTAAAGATATGTTTTCTTGTGCTTGAATTTATTGTAATgcttatttaatgttttcatgaacttttttttaatttgttatatgAAAATGTGTGGAGCAGATACTGTTTCAGTTAACTCCTTTTGATGCTGCTCTCTGGATCTGGCTTCTTCCCTTTGGAACTCTGTTGCCTTTAATGGAACTGTGTTGGACCTCATTTTGTAAATTACATGCTCTTTTCATATGGGGcaataactgaaactttatacttCTATAAAGTCTAAATATATTATTCAATTCTTACAACAGGTGCTTGAGGTATTTTCATTTCTGCATTAAATGAGAATGGTGGAACAGGAAAATTAAATGACTTTCCATAAAAAGTGGCAGTCTCATTATTTGAGCCTACATTTTCTGACTAAATCCAGCCCTCTTCTCTCCTAAGTCACAGTTCCAGAGTGTTGTACTAGTTCTGTCACATTTTAGCAGGACAACTGAATAATGTCATTGTACTCCAGGGAGGTTGACTCTTATATAAAAGATCTAAGAGCCACTAAAAGCAGTTGAAGGAACTGTTATTTTAGTCTGCAGTCATTGGCTGGATATTTTGCAGTCTAGTAAACCCCTCCTAccttctactttgttcattaAAATCTTTATAAGTGACCAATTCACTTTCCTTTGCAAATTTAAGGTTTGAAAGTGGTCCTAGATACTATGAAGAAGATTCATGCAATTTATAATATTATAGTGAGAGTTAACTATATATTGCTGTAACAGTGGTTGTCACACTTCTTTTAGCTTCAAAAACCTTTCttgaaattaaactttttatgaAAGTCTAATGGACAAAACTTAGCTGTTTTGGGTAAATTAGAGGTAGAGTTCAGCCCACTCAGCTGCACCCAAGTCCTGTAGTTACTTCCTTGGAAGCTGGGTCTCTGTGGAGCCCAGGACTGACAGGGGCGCTGTGATGTATTATGCAGTTTTAGTGCAAAGAGGGCTCCACAGAATTTATTGTAGATGATACCGATTCTGTTTTCTTAGATTGTGACCCCATGTATTAGATTTAAAGATGTGATCTTTCAGAATTCTGCTTTTTCTCTATTAAATAAAGCCTGGAAtatttcagattgctttaaaacttcctctttttttaagaatttaacaCTCAAATTATTTAGTGTTAACCTTTTGAGAGAGATCTGTTGTATCCCTGTGTGCACAAGTTCATGACTGTCCTTGGAAATGTAACTACAGTATACTGAGCTGTTATATGATGGATATTTGTTGAGCAGTCCACTTAAATTTGATGAAGTTAAAAAGTCTCTATTAGATTGGTGGGAAAGAACAATTTTGAGGTACATTGggatattaaatataaagagagctAGTCTTGTGCCTGATGCCTGATTTGCATCCTCTGATGTTCTAATCTCTATAAAATTCAAATGGAGTAGAGAAAATGTGAGACTGTTGGTTTTGTCTGATCATGAGAAAGTTTGCCTTTTTCGCCCCTGTGATATTTCAGGTGCTACTGAAAGCTTCCTGCTTGCAGGGAGCTTTATGAAGAGCTCTCCTTGTTAGTTGAATTTCAAGGcttaaagaaataatggttgaaaaGCTGAATTATTCTTTTTCATCTCAATTTATGTTAACAATTCTGAGTTTCTTAATCTAACTTTCTAATGGTTTTCTGATGCCTGGTTAATTATGCAGGTCTGAGATtacaggtttttttgttgttgttgttgttatggaaTAGCTTCCTGGAGTGAccaatcttttggtgtctctgggccacactgaaaaaagaagagttgtcttgggccacacattaaatacacagacactaatgaaaactaacaaaaatctcataatgttttaagtaaatttacgattctgtgttgggccacattcatagccatcctgggccagaTGCAACCTgaaggccatgggttggacactcCTGTTCAAACAGGCTTAGAACTGTTTATAAGGGCAATATTTATAATGTCTTGGTTTGACAAATGTAtgacttttgaaattaaaatttttacattgttCTTATATAGCATGACTGAAGACCTTAATGATTAAAAGAGAATTGGTACAAGATTCCAAATTCAGATCACAAAATTGGGAAAGATTTTTGCCACAGTTCAagcacaaaaatggaaacaaatgcaaGGAACCAAAGTAAAAAAACGGTTAAGAAGGTGTATACACCATTCCCATCACCACAGCCAGAAAGTCAGGTCAGTATTAAATGTTGAATTTCATTACATGAGGAGGAACTGTTAAAGTCAATTTTGTCAAAAACTTCATTGAGAGTATTTTAGGTGGAATTGCTGTGTGTCTGGGTATGCAGAGACAGAAGAAAACTGAACGTAAGTGTAAATAGACTTATTTTGGGCGatgtggttgggggtgggggcttcacATTGTAAGTGTAAACTATATCAAGGTGGTTGGTGTCACTTATGTCCCTGTAGCCACtaaaaaatcaatgatttagcCCAAAATGCTCTCTGTTCTGCTTTAGTTTCATTCCTGTGACCATGAGCTATATGACTGTTCCAGTTTTGAAATCTTAAATTCTAATACCCTTTAACCCTAATAACCCTTTATCCAAGTTATGAATGCCTCTCATTTTATCCAGTGTCTTCTGGGTTCATTTTCATTCCAAAATTTCCTTTTCCGTCTTGCCCATCATCATTTTCCTTCAtgctcccctttccttctgtccctCTTAAACTTGGATCAGCCCTATAACGACATCTTTTCCATAATGTGGCTGCCAAATGTGGGTGGGGAAAGTCATGCCTTTGGTTTCTACCCACTACAAATATATGTTTCCAACCTCTGATAGGTCCTCAGTATTTTTGGCATCTCCCACTCCTAGCAGATGACGTTGAATTTTGTTTGACTGAAATATTTGAGGCCATCAGGCAAGAATTCTtccaatttcctcttctctcacctACATGTTTCCCATCTGTATCCTTTATTTACCTGCTCTTTTAGTTCTGTCTTCACCTGTCTCCCGAGGTGTCTCgctgcattattccctctcttGGAAACTTTCCTTTCTGCTAGTTCTTTGTGTTGAGCATGTGAACCATCCATTTCTGGGTGCTGTCTTCTCCACAGCCCTGTGTTTGAAGATTTTTGGGGAAGGTTTGATGAAAGGTCAAAGGGAAAAGAATGATGATGAAAAAACAGCGGAGGTGCTGGGTCCTGAGGTCTCCTCTGGAAAGGAAAGGACCTGAAGACAGGAAGAAAGTGGtggttggggggaaggggagggatcCAGTCCAATTACTAAACCGCGCTTCCACAGTGCCTGCTCTACCTCTTACGGCCTGTCGTCCTGTCCTGGGGTCAGTGATCATCTTGTCTTTCTCCCCAACAACTGTACACTCCTTAAACAGTGATATCTCAATTGATGTATTCCGTTCCCTATTTGCTAGTAATTTAATCCGtgcatgcctcagtttccccatacataaaatggggataatgata
The sequence above is a segment of the Phyllostomus discolor isolate MPI-MPIP mPhyDis1 chromosome 2, mPhyDis1.pri.v3, whole genome shotgun sequence genome. Coding sequences within it:
- the KRR1 gene encoding LOW QUALITY PROTEIN: KRR1 small subunit processome component homolog (The sequence of the model RefSeq protein was modified relative to this genomic sequence to represent the inferred CDS: substituted 1 base at 1 genomic stop codon): MAFSKMSRPATAAGESEFCKQKPKPEKRDESELFAVPDGGKKPAFSKENNPRGLVEESSFTTLFPKYKXAYLKECWPLVQKALNEHHVNTALDLIEGSMKVCTTKKTFDLCIIFRARDLIRLLARSVSFEQINKELATGEYFLKASQKKRQKMEAIKAKQAEAPTKRQEERNKAFIPPKEKPVVKPKEASTETKIDVAAIKGKIQKAKKRKLGALTELYRGVLAKVETW